Proteins co-encoded in one Polaromonas vacuolata genomic window:
- a CDS encoding GspMb/PilO family protein, which produces MGYVWLFLVFCVLTALLVKLVFLPLQLRSERAEREAFSQLTSQRLNADKDLPLSAFTANEAAVLEQLKTVCLTQEAVSDVLRRIVQIAQNNGVALTQSQFQMHSHSLVGFRQLQVVFPIHGNYPQMRKFVEQVLLENPGVSLDQLLIRRETVDKNQAEIELRLSLWIYVENPDEASL; this is translated from the coding sequence ATGGGCTATGTTTGGCTTTTTTTAGTTTTTTGTGTGCTGACTGCCTTGCTGGTAAAACTTGTTTTTCTGCCTTTGCAGTTGCGTTCTGAGAGGGCTGAGCGAGAAGCCTTTAGTCAATTGACAAGTCAGCGTTTAAATGCTGATAAAGATTTACCTCTATCAGCGTTCACAGCCAATGAAGCTGCTGTTTTAGAACAACTAAAGACAGTCTGTTTGACCCAAGAGGCAGTCAGTGACGTACTCAGACGAATTGTGCAAATCGCTCAAAATAATGGTGTGGCGCTGACCCAATCGCAGTTTCAAATGCATAGCCATTCTTTAGTCGGATTTCGTCAACTACAAGTGGTTTTTCCGATTCATGGCAACTATCCCCAAATGCGTAAGTTTGTGGAGCAAGTGCTGCTAGAAAACCCGGGTGTCAGTCTTGATCAGTTGTTGATACGGCGTGAAACTGTGGATAAAAATCAAGCTGAAATTGAGCTTAGGCTGTCATTGTGGATTTATGTTGAAAATCCAGACGAGGCTTCTTTATGA
- a CDS encoding GspE/PulE family protein — MQLPHNQYLQIDHESPALQDLVAITSSELFHLHAKAKSLGQCLVNLLAQNFDIKPRQAGAYLALQFQMSFYESFELNQQHARFDLWPMSKANTCASLLLQQADSIQLIGVVADPFDTDMMALMEQAAFENLIFVLATKEDIHAYLTQQESSLRAVDSLIPISNSKTNTDSDIELLSLSSATNSASPAVQLLNSTLYDALGDGASDVHLETLPNGLCVRFRIDGVLETITQIHDRAQAEQTISRLKVLADLDIAEQRIPQDGSFQVRVQDRVIDLRVSIMPSIHGEDAVIRILDKQAMIKAHGKLSLEALGFEASALKTLRNLAQSAYGMLLVTGPTGSGKTTTLYAALAETYSGKEKIITIEDPVEYQLPGILQIPVNEKKGLSFARGLRSILRHDPDKIMVGEIRDRETAEIAVQSALTGHLVLTTVHANNVFDVFGRFTHMGLDPYTFVSSLNGIWAQRLVRMNCVHCNLPYTPAPQELKNMGLREADYLGVVFKRGSGCGDCRVSGFKGRRAIAEFLLLDDELREMIVQRLPMRQIKEAAGLKGTRSLLESALEMVREGVTTLEEVRRVTLSN, encoded by the coding sequence ATGCAGCTTCCACACAACCAGTATCTACAAATTGACCATGAAAGCCCGGCGCTGCAAGATTTAGTAGCCATCACCTCAAGCGAGCTATTTCATTTGCATGCTAAGGCAAAAAGTTTGGGACAGTGTCTGGTCAATTTATTGGCGCAAAACTTTGACATTAAACCGCGGCAGGCGGGCGCCTACCTAGCCTTGCAGTTTCAAATGTCTTTTTACGAAAGCTTTGAGCTAAACCAGCAGCACGCACGCTTTGATTTATGGCCCATGTCTAAAGCTAATACATGCGCTAGCTTGCTGCTGCAGCAAGCTGATTCAATCCAACTTATAGGCGTTGTGGCAGACCCTTTCGATACCGACATGATGGCTTTGATGGAGCAGGCGGCTTTTGAAAATTTAATTTTTGTACTGGCTACTAAAGAAGATATTCACGCTTATTTAACGCAACAAGAATCATCACTGCGTGCCGTTGATAGTTTGATTCCAATCAGTAATAGCAAAACGAATACTGACTCTGATATTGAACTTTTATCGCTGTCTAGCGCAACCAATTCGGCCAGCCCAGCCGTGCAGTTATTGAACTCTACGCTCTACGATGCCTTAGGAGATGGCGCCAGTGATGTTCACTTAGAAACTTTGCCCAACGGTCTTTGCGTGCGCTTTCGCATTGATGGTGTGCTTGAAACAATTACTCAAATACACGACCGAGCTCAAGCCGAGCAAACCATATCCAGATTAAAAGTTTTGGCAGACTTGGATATTGCCGAACAAAGAATTCCGCAAGACGGAAGTTTCCAAGTCCGCGTGCAAGACCGAGTGATTGACTTACGTGTCTCGATCATGCCTAGCATTCACGGTGAAGACGCAGTGATCCGAATCTTAGACAAGCAGGCCATGATCAAAGCCCATGGAAAATTAAGTTTAGAAGCGCTGGGGTTTGAAGCTAGCGCCTTGAAAACGCTGCGCAATCTGGCTCAATCGGCCTACGGAATGCTGTTGGTGACTGGCCCAACAGGCTCTGGAAAAACCACCACGCTTTATGCGGCCTTGGCTGAGACTTATAGCGGTAAAGAAAAAATCATCACGATTGAAGACCCGGTCGAATACCAATTGCCGGGAATTTTGCAAATACCGGTGAATGAAAAAAAAGGCCTGAGCTTTGCACGCGGTTTGCGGTCAATTTTGCGTCACGATCCAGACAAAATTATGGTGGGTGAAATACGCGACAGAGAAACCGCTGAAATCGCTGTTCAGTCAGCCCTTACCGGTCATTTGGTTCTGACTACTGTTCACGCTAACAATGTCTTTGATGTGTTTGGGCGCTTTACCCACATGGGTTTAGATCCCTACACTTTTGTCTCATCACTCAATGGCATTTGGGCCCAGCGTTTGGTGCGCATGAATTGCGTGCATTGCAATTTGCCTTATACGCCAGCGCCCCAAGAGTTAAAAAACATGGGTTTGCGTGAAGCGGATTATCTTGGCGTCGTGTTTAAACGCGGCAGTGGTTGCGGCGATTGCCGCGTCAGCGGCTTTAAAGGTCGCCGTGCGATTGCTGAATTTTTGCTGTTAGACGATGAGTTGCGCGAAATGATTGTTCAGCGTTTACCGATGCGTCAAATTAAAGAAGCCGCAGGCCTAAAGGGCACACGCAGCTTGCTTGAATCGGCGCTTGAAATGGTTCGTGAAGGCGTCACAACCTTAGAGGAGGTGCGCCGTGTCACGCTTTCAAATTAA
- a CDS encoding type II secretion system F family protein: MQFKVRALSPSQQIEVFSLDAIDAADAKTQVDKKGLNVLAITPISAWDKSQFIFFKSKNQFNKLLFAQELLALISAGLSLVEALDSLLERAAQSSSQAVLQRLRDALKAGFRLSDALGKQAHIFPPLFVGIVQAAEGTSDLPQALERYVAYESKLQSLRHKVISAAIYPGILLGVGFIVALFLLGYVVPRFSAVYQNTSRALPWASQVLLAWGQFAAAYGYWLLAFIGAFILLMVWSVRATIRSGYWLKTIAWIPGLRVRLEILVLTRLYLTLGMLLDGGIPLVRAMQLCEAVLPRHAVAQLQAAKFMVGQGESLSFALQRNSLVTPVTMRLLRVGEKTGQMGLMLARTAAFYDTETTRWIDKFSKAFEPLLMAVIGIVIGIIVILLYMPIFDLAGNI, from the coding sequence ATGCAATTTAAGGTCAGGGCATTAAGCCCATCTCAGCAAATAGAAGTCTTTTCTTTAGACGCTATAGATGCAGCAGACGCTAAAACACAAGTCGATAAAAAGGGTTTGAACGTATTAGCTATTACGCCAATCTCAGCTTGGGATAAGTCTCAATTTATTTTCTTTAAATCTAAAAACCAATTTAATAAATTACTTTTTGCTCAAGAACTGCTGGCATTAATCAGCGCAGGTTTAAGTTTGGTTGAGGCTTTGGATAGCTTGCTTGAACGCGCCGCTCAGTCCAGCAGCCAGGCGGTGTTGCAGCGTTTACGGGATGCACTAAAAGCCGGTTTTCGCTTGTCGGATGCTCTCGGCAAGCAAGCACATATTTTTCCACCACTTTTCGTTGGTATCGTGCAAGCCGCCGAAGGAACCAGTGATTTACCGCAAGCGCTAGAGCGTTATGTCGCATACGAAAGTAAATTGCAGTCGCTACGGCACAAAGTCATCAGCGCGGCTATTTATCCTGGAATTTTATTAGGCGTTGGTTTTATCGTTGCCCTGTTTTTACTCGGCTATGTCGTGCCGCGGTTTTCAGCCGTGTATCAAAACACCAGTCGTGCACTGCCTTGGGCTTCACAAGTCTTGCTGGCTTGGGGCCAATTTGCCGCTGCATATGGCTACTGGTTGTTGGCGTTTATAGGAGCCTTCATATTACTGATGGTTTGGAGTGTGCGTGCAACTATCCGCTCGGGATACTGGCTTAAAACAATTGCTTGGATTCCTGGCCTGCGTGTCAGATTAGAAATACTCGTGCTGACTCGTCTTTACCTGACCCTGGGCATGCTATTAGACGGCGGCATTCCCCTCGTGCGCGCCATGCAGTTGTGCGAAGCGGTGTTGCCGCGGCATGCGGTCGCGCAGTTGCAAGCTGCAAAATTCATGGTCGGGCAGGGCGAGAGTTTGTCATTCGCACTACAGCGCAATAGCTTGGTCACACCGGTCACTATGCGGCTGCTGCGTGTGGGTGAGAAAACCGGCCAAATGGGCTTGATGCTGGCACGTACCGCAGCTTTTTATGACACTGAAACCACGCGTTGGATAGACAAGTTCAGCAAGGCTTTTGAGCCCTTGCTAATGGCCGTTATCGGCATAGTCATAGGCATTATTGTCATATTGCTCTACATGCCAATATTCGATTTAGCCGGGAATATTTAA
- the gspG gene encoding type II secretion system major pseudopilin GspG encodes MNDSKKKYLASAEITGFTLLELLVVVAIIGLLAAYVGPKYFSQIGKSEQAAAKSQIDAFKKSLGAYRIDVGTYPSTEQGLMALVNKPTDAVQSAKWNGPYLESTPPLDPWGRPYRYQSPATKGDFDLMTYGKDGQLGGTGDAADVSN; translated from the coding sequence GTGAATGACTCAAAGAAAAAATATTTAGCCAGCGCAGAAATAACTGGTTTTACTTTGCTGGAACTTCTAGTTGTGGTTGCAATCATTGGACTTCTCGCCGCTTATGTCGGCCCTAAATACTTCAGCCAAATCGGTAAATCAGAACAAGCTGCGGCTAAAAGCCAAATTGATGCTTTCAAAAAATCCTTGGGCGCATACAGAATTGATGTCGGTACCTACCCAAGTACAGAACAAGGTTTGATGGCTTTGGTTAACAAACCTACTGACGCTGTTCAATCGGCTAAGTGGAATGGCCCTTACCTTGAAAGTACGCCACCACTTGATCCTTGGGGTCGGCCATATCGTTATCAAAGTCCTGCAACCAAGGGTGACTTTGACTTAATGACTTATGGTAAAGATGGTCAACTCGGCGGCACTGGTGATGCTGCTGATGTCAGCAATTAA
- a CDS encoding bifunctional protein-serine/threonine kinase/phosphatase: MAFEIDIGFATLAGRKNINEDFCAAMLPEPGQESMGSIVAIADGVSQGGMGKEAAQTTVTSLVRDYFATPETWDTTVALDRIIRAQNAWLLAQNQRRRPQSGLTTLTALVLRGQSWSLAHVGDTRAYLLRAGELLQLTTDHVVDHPDFSHQLLRSVGADSALVVDYDQGELRVGDLFVLLSDGVHNQLTHKRLLSLCVRAAPGLALANSQTGAALGARELSALLLDQALAAGSSDNVTALVVRVLGIDAATLQDENHKAERLAVPKALKIGDILDGLRVTMLVTDSGVNVIYQVRDTLSQRLYALKTLSPARAHDPEERAMLAHEAWLARRMQSSPASNEFVTLHDSLPGQPPASAFYLLYDWHAGETLQQLLAQGKKPSLAQTLALAMRCASALGRLHRQGVIHRDIKPANLHQGEDGVLRLLDLGVALSGREPASMRSLHAGTPSYINPEQWGFAFRAGAINSSQAQPEPPDAQSDLFALGVTLYQLLTGKLPYGEVLPYQAGRYYRDPLPPSRHNPEVPIWLNHVVLKAVAREKRQRFETAEEMLLALERGASRPLSPLQSAPLLQRDPTTLWKMALALSLLLNFLLIYWLIFLPT, encoded by the coding sequence ATGGCCTTTGAAATAGACATTGGCTTTGCAACCTTGGCCGGGCGCAAAAATATTAACGAAGACTTTTGCGCCGCCATGCTGCCAGAGCCGGGCCAAGAATCCATGGGTTCCATAGTCGCGATAGCCGATGGCGTCAGCCAAGGCGGCATGGGCAAGGAGGCCGCGCAAACCACAGTCACCAGTCTTGTGCGTGACTACTTCGCCACACCAGAAACTTGGGACACTACGGTAGCGCTAGACCGCATCATCCGGGCACAAAACGCTTGGCTGCTGGCGCAAAACCAGCGCCGCCGACCCCAGTCCGGACTGACGACATTGACCGCACTAGTGCTGCGTGGCCAATCATGGTCTTTAGCCCATGTGGGCGATACCCGGGCTTATTTGCTGCGTGCTGGTGAACTCTTGCAGTTAACCACCGATCATGTGGTGGATCACCCCGACTTTAGCCACCAGCTACTGCGCTCCGTCGGTGCCGACAGCGCGCTGGTGGTGGACTACGACCAAGGCGAGCTGCGGGTTGGTGACTTGTTTGTGCTGCTGTCTGACGGCGTGCACAACCAGCTCACGCATAAACGTTTGCTTAGCCTTTGCGTGCGCGCCGCGCCCGGCTTGGCGTTGGCGAATAGTCAAACCGGCGCAGCGCTGGGCGCCCGCGAACTCAGTGCGCTGCTGTTAGATCAGGCATTGGCAGCCGGCAGCAGCGACAACGTCACAGCCTTAGTCGTGCGTGTGTTGGGCATTGACGCCGCAACGCTGCAAGACGAGAACCACAAGGCCGAGCGCCTAGCCGTGCCCAAAGCATTAAAAATCGGCGACATCTTGGACGGTTTGCGCGTGACCATGTTGGTAACGGACAGCGGTGTGAACGTGATTTACCAAGTCAGAGACACCTTAAGCCAGCGCCTCTATGCGCTGAAAACTCTAAGCCCCGCACGCGCCCATGATCCCGAAGAGCGCGCCATGCTGGCGCACGAAGCTTGGCTGGCCAGACGTATGCAGTCATCGCCGGCCAGTAACGAATTTGTGACTTTGCACGACAGCTTGCCCGGCCAGCCACCCGCCAGCGCTTTTTACCTGCTTTACGACTGGCATGCAGGTGAGACCTTGCAGCAGTTGCTAGCCCAAGGCAAAAAACCCAGCCTGGCTCAGACCTTGGCTTTGGCCATGCGCTGCGCCAGCGCTTTAGGCCGATTACACCGCCAAGGCGTGATTCACCGCGACATCAAACCGGCTAATTTGCATCAGGGCGAAGACGGCGTGTTGCGCTTGCTAGACCTCGGTGTAGCCCTGTCTGGCCGCGAGCCCGCCAGTATGCGCAGCCTGCATGCCGGCACACCGAGCTATATCAATCCCGAACAATGGGGTTTTGCCTTCAGAGCCGGGGCCATTAACAGCAGTCAAGCACAGCCCGAGCCGCCAGACGCACAAAGCGATTTGTTTGCACTAGGCGTGACGCTATACCAACTGCTGACCGGCAAACTGCCCTACGGCGAAGTACTGCCGTACCAAGCCGGTCGTTATTACCGCGACCCATTGCCGCCTAGCCGGCACAACCCCGAAGTGCCGATTTGGTTAAACCATGTTGTGCTAAAAGCGGTTGCACGCGAGAAGCGCCAGCGCTTTGAAACCGCAGAAGAAATGCTACTCGCCTTAGAGCGCGGCGCATCGCGTCCGCTAAGCCCTCTGCAAAGCGCGCCACTGCTGCAACGCGACCCAACCACGCTGTGGAAGATGGCCTTGGCCCTTAGCTTGCTGCTCAATTTTCTATTGATTTACTGGCTGATTTTTTTGCCAACTTGA
- a CDS encoding type IV pili methyl-accepting chemotaxis transducer N-terminal domain-containing protein produces the protein MTSALLFLNGPANTLDLKDDLDAAGIACVASVSDSDKLLHEVIHFSPEILICIDRLPGQALFDALRLIAEHAPCPVLMFTNDGDAERISLAVQANVHAYVINAYNKARLRPLIQLAIARFEKEQLLAVQMRDLSSRFEERKMVDRAKAILMRARKISDDDAYQMLRSASMQTNQRVGQVSQHIIHSARFAEDLNRSGQLRMFSQRLIKLVLLDLAGHKTVQGASLKDSMLHVDISLADLSKSLSQPTFGDLLLMTQNAWNPFRHALQLPPQAEQIGKLDALGEAFLEQAERLTASLENAASMAPLRLLNQSGRQRMLSQRYAKFALLLGFGNNSARVAMAQVALEFDTALKELTALPLSSSEIRTALASAALCWQQMQTSAVAISQAGTNKDVQRQQVTALALFSEQLLDLFELLTHAYERSLQTLVG, from the coding sequence ATGACCTCTGCTCTACTATTTCTTAACGGCCCTGCCAATACGTTGGACTTAAAAGACGATTTGGATGCTGCCGGCATAGCTTGTGTTGCCAGCGTCAGCGATAGCGACAAACTGCTACACGAAGTGATTCACTTCAGCCCTGAGATCCTCATCTGTATAGACAGACTGCCGGGTCAGGCTTTGTTCGATGCTTTGCGGTTGATCGCCGAGCACGCGCCTTGCCCAGTCTTGATGTTCACCAACGATGGCGATGCCGAGCGTATCTCGCTGGCAGTTCAAGCCAACGTACATGCCTATGTGATCAATGCCTACAACAAAGCTCGGTTACGGCCCTTGATTCAACTCGCCATCGCGCGTTTTGAGAAAGAACAGTTGCTGGCCGTCCAGATGCGCGACTTAAGCAGCCGCTTTGAAGAGCGCAAGATGGTGGACCGTGCCAAGGCCATATTGATGCGGGCGCGTAAGATTTCCGATGACGACGCCTACCAAATGTTGCGTAGTGCTTCCATGCAAACGAATCAGCGCGTGGGTCAGGTCTCGCAACACATCATTCATTCGGCTCGGTTTGCGGAAGATTTGAACCGCTCTGGTCAGTTGCGTATGTTTTCGCAGCGACTGATCAAGCTGGTCTTGCTCGATTTGGCGGGCCATAAAACGGTGCAGGGCGCGAGCTTAAAAGACTCCATGTTGCATGTTGACATTAGCTTGGCGGATTTGAGTAAAAGCCTTTCGCAACCCACTTTTGGCGATCTTTTACTGATGACCCAGAATGCTTGGAATCCGTTTCGCCATGCCTTGCAATTGCCGCCGCAGGCAGAGCAAATCGGAAAGCTTGATGCGCTAGGTGAAGCCTTTTTGGAGCAGGCCGAACGGCTGACCGCCAGTTTAGAAAATGCCGCTTCTATGGCGCCACTTCGCTTACTTAATCAGTCGGGTCGTCAGCGCATGCTGAGTCAACGCTATGCGAAATTTGCTTTGTTGCTAGGCTTTGGTAACAACAGCGCCCGTGTCGCTATGGCGCAAGTTGCACTCGAATTTGACACCGCGCTGAAAGAGCTGACCGCTCTACCTTTGAGTAGCAGCGAGATTCGCACTGCTTTAGCCAGTGCCGCGTTGTGTTGGCAACAAATGCAAACCAGTGCCGTAGCTATCAGCCAAGCGGGTACAAACAAGGATGTGCAGCGGCAACAAGTCACTGCGCTGGCTCTTTTTAGCGAACAGTTGTTAGACTTATTTGAATTGCTCACGCATGCATATGAGCGCAGTCTGCAGACGTTGGTTGGCTAG
- the nirB gene encoding nitrite reductase large subunit NirB codes for MKKSKLVMIGNGMAGVRTLEELLKIAPDLYDITVFGAEPHPNYNRILLSPVLAGEQTLDQIVLNDWAWYEDNHITLHVSKKVVSVDRVKRIVRAEDGTEAEYDRLLICTGSNPFILPLPGKDLKGVIAYRDIADTNAMIEAATQYKKAVVIGGGLLGLEAANGLMLRGMDVSVVHVMPTLMERQLDSVAGKLLQKSLEKRGLKFLMGAQTQDLQGGIGADEGRVTSIRFKDGTELATDLVVMAVGIRPNTQLAESMRLHCDKGIVVSDTMQTITDARIYSVGECAAHRGIAYGLVAPLFEQAKVAANHLAQFGIGRYTGSLTSTKLKVTGIDLFSAGQFMGGEGTEEIVMSDPFGGVYKKLVIKDDKLVGACLYGDTVDGSYYFKLLRDGRSVGEIREKLMFGESNIGDTGHEGHSKAATMPDSAEVCGCNGVNKGAICKAIKDKGLFTLDEVRKHTKAGASCGSCTGLVEQILMFSAGGDYSATPKLKAMCSCTDHGHQAVRDAIRKNKILTISAVYQFMEWRTPNGCASCRPAINYYVTSTWPKEAKDDPQSRYINERSHANIQKDGTYSVIPRMWGGETSASELRRIADVVDKYKIPTVKVTGGQRIDLLGVKKEDLQNVWKDIGMPSGHAYAKALRTVKTCVGNEWCRMGTQDSTQMGKDLERAMWRMYGPHKIKFAVSGCPRNCAESGIKDVGIIGVDSGWEMYIAGNGGIKTEVAHFFTKVKTAAEVLEYTGAFCELYRQEGWYLERTVHYVNRVGLEHVKKKILEDHEGRKALWEQLQFALDGEPDPWFDFKDASVDTRQFEKLSAI; via the coding sequence ATGAAAAAATCCAAACTCGTCATGATTGGCAACGGCATGGCCGGTGTTCGCACGCTCGAAGAGCTGCTTAAAATCGCACCCGACCTGTACGACATCACAGTTTTTGGCGCAGAGCCGCACCCCAACTACAACCGCATTTTGCTCAGCCCAGTATTAGCCGGCGAGCAAACGCTTGATCAAATCGTGCTGAACGACTGGGCTTGGTATGAAGACAATCACATCACACTGCATGTGAGTAAAAAAGTCGTCTCCGTCGACCGCGTCAAACGCATAGTGCGCGCCGAAGACGGCACCGAGGCCGAATACGACCGACTACTCATTTGCACCGGCTCCAACCCTTTCATACTGCCCCTGCCCGGCAAAGACCTCAAAGGCGTGATCGCTTACCGCGATATTGCCGACACCAACGCCATGATTGAGGCGGCCACCCAATACAAAAAAGCCGTGGTGATTGGCGGCGGCTTGCTGGGTCTTGAAGCGGCCAACGGTTTGATGCTGCGCGGCATGGATGTCAGCGTGGTGCATGTCATGCCTACGCTGATGGAGCGCCAGCTCGACAGCGTGGCCGGCAAACTGCTGCAAAAGTCATTAGAAAAGCGCGGCTTAAAATTTTTAATGGGCGCGCAAACGCAAGACCTGCAAGGCGGCATTGGCGCGGATGAAGGGCGCGTCACCAGCATTCGTTTTAAAGATGGCACCGAACTGGCCACCGACTTGGTAGTGATGGCAGTCGGCATACGCCCCAATACACAATTGGCCGAATCCATGCGCCTTCACTGCGACAAAGGCATTGTGGTCAGCGACACCATGCAAACCATTACCGATGCGCGGATTTACTCCGTCGGTGAATGCGCAGCCCACCGCGGTATTGCCTACGGTTTGGTCGCACCGCTGTTTGAACAAGCCAAGGTAGCCGCCAATCATTTGGCGCAGTTTGGTATTGGTCGCTACACCGGCTCGCTAACCTCTACAAAACTCAAAGTTACCGGGATTGATTTGTTCAGCGCCGGGCAATTCATGGGCGGCGAAGGCACGGAAGAAATCGTCATGAGCGACCCGTTTGGCGGAGTCTACAAAAAGCTGGTAATTAAAGACGACAAACTGGTTGGCGCCTGCTTGTACGGCGACACGGTTGACGGCAGCTATTACTTCAAGCTGCTGCGCGACGGCCGCAGCGTGGGCGAGATACGCGAGAAATTAATGTTTGGTGAATCCAACATTGGCGACACCGGCCACGAAGGCCACAGCAAAGCCGCCACCATGCCGGACAGCGCAGAGGTCTGCGGCTGCAACGGCGTGAACAAAGGCGCTATTTGCAAAGCGATTAAAGACAAAGGTTTATTCACCCTCGATGAAGTACGTAAGCACACCAAGGCCGGCGCTAGCTGCGGCTCTTGCACCGGACTGGTCGAGCAAATTTTGATGTTTAGCGCCGGCGGCGATTATTCGGCCACGCCGAAACTCAAAGCCATGTGTAGCTGCACCGACCACGGCCACCAAGCGGTGCGTGACGCGATTCGTAAAAACAAAATCCTCACGATATCTGCGGTCTACCAATTCATGGAATGGCGCACGCCTAACGGCTGCGCGAGTTGCCGCCCAGCGATTAATTACTACGTCACCAGCACCTGGCCGAAAGAGGCAAAAGACGATCCGCAAAGCCGCTACATCAACGAGCGCAGCCATGCCAACATCCAAAAAGACGGCACTTACAGCGTGATACCGCGCATGTGGGGCGGCGAGACTTCAGCCAGTGAATTGCGCCGCATCGCCGACGTGGTGGACAAATACAAAATCCCCACGGTCAAAGTCACCGGTGGCCAGCGGATTGACTTGCTAGGCGTGAAAAAAGAAGACTTGCAAAACGTCTGGAAAGACATTGGCATGCCGTCTGGTCACGCTTACGCCAAAGCGCTGCGCACCGTTAAAACCTGCGTGGGCAATGAGTGGTGCCGCATGGGCACACAAGACAGCACGCAAATGGGCAAGGATTTAGAACGCGCCATGTGGCGTATGTATGGGCCGCACAAAATCAAGTTTGCGGTCAGCGGCTGCCCGCGCAATTGCGCTGAATCGGGTATTAAAGACGTTGGCATTATTGGTGTGGATTCAGGCTGGGAAATGTATATCGCCGGCAATGGCGGCATCAAAACTGAAGTCGCGCATTTCTTCACCAAAGTCAAAACCGCGGCTGAAGTACTGGAATACACTGGCGCGTTTTGTGAGCTGTATCGCCAAGAAGGCTGGTATCTTGAGCGCACGGTCCACTATGTGAACCGAGTCGGTCTTGAGCATGTGAAAAAGAAAATACTCGAAGACCATGAAGGCCGAAAAGCACTTTGGGAGCAGCTTCAGTTTGCGCTCGATGGTGAGCCCGACCCGTGGTTTGATTTTAAAGATGCATCGGTAGACACGCGGCAGTTTGAAAAACTCAGCGCGATCTAA
- the nirD gene encoding nitrite reductase small subunit NirD, which yields MSEWKKICLVSDIPMLGSRRVERAHGMDVALFRTDGDAVFALLDRCPHKGGPLSQGIVFGNSVACPMHNWTIGLAGGCASAPDVGCTPAFKVRMEGDAVHLNLQELATLAIDLTRPVAGPAGKQAACA from the coding sequence ATGAGTGAATGGAAAAAAATCTGTCTGGTCAGCGACATCCCCATGCTCGGTTCGCGCCGTGTTGAACGCGCCCATGGCATGGACGTGGCCTTGTTCCGCACCGATGGCGACGCCGTGTTCGCCCTGTTAGATCGCTGCCCGCACAAAGGCGGGCCACTCAGTCAAGGCATAGTCTTTGGCAATAGCGTTGCTTGCCCCATGCACAACTGGACCATAGGTCTGGCTGGCGGCTGCGCCAGCGCGCCAGATGTGGGTTGCACACCGGCTTTCAAAGTGCGTATGGAGGGCGACGCCGTGCATTTAAACCTGCAAGAACTGGCCACATTAGCGATTGATTTGACCCGGCCAGTCGCCGGCCCTGCGGGCAAGCAAGCCGCCTGCGCATGA